From Sporosarcina sp. Te-1, the proteins below share one genomic window:
- the hutG gene encoding formimidoylglutamase, with the protein MRSKVDKTIWTGRTDHEFNRASFRYHQIIELEESTQADTACALIGFVCEEGVRRNKGRLGAAAGPDALRAELAKLPWRMNEGKRLLDLGNVICDGERLEEAQRNLGDAVADALSNNSIPIVLGGGHETAYGHYLGVRKFIGSEATLGIINIDAHFDLRSYDEQPSSGTMFKQILEHDDKSDYLVLGIQRFGNTQELFDTADQLGVTYVQEEDMTNKSMEDTLLTIKTFIADHDYVMLTLCTDVLNAAFAPGVSAPSPFGLDPFMVRTIIRAVTSKKNALSFDISEVNPLVDENNRTVKLGAYVVNEAITTFLGRK; encoded by the coding sequence ATGCGAAGTAAAGTGGACAAAACGATCTGGACAGGGCGGACGGATCATGAATTCAATAGAGCGAGTTTCCGGTACCACCAAATCATCGAACTCGAGGAGTCTACGCAAGCAGACACGGCATGCGCTCTCATCGGTTTTGTATGTGAAGAAGGAGTGCGGCGGAACAAAGGCCGCTTAGGAGCAGCTGCAGGACCGGATGCATTACGCGCCGAGCTTGCGAAACTGCCTTGGCGGATGAACGAAGGAAAACGCCTGCTGGATCTCGGGAATGTCATTTGTGATGGCGAACGCTTGGAAGAAGCACAGCGCAATCTAGGCGATGCAGTAGCAGACGCGTTATCGAACAATTCGATTCCGATTGTTCTCGGCGGCGGACACGAAACGGCGTATGGCCACTATCTAGGCGTTCGTAAGTTCATCGGCAGCGAAGCGACACTTGGCATCATTAATATCGACGCGCATTTCGACCTGCGTTCTTATGATGAACAGCCATCTTCTGGAACGATGTTTAAACAAATTTTGGAGCATGATGACAAGAGCGACTATTTAGTGCTCGGCATCCAGCGTTTCGGCAACACACAAGAACTTTTTGATACAGCCGATCAATTAGGTGTGACTTATGTGCAAGAAGAGGATATGACGAACAAATCCATGGAAGATACGTTACTTACAATCAAGACTTTCATAGCGGACCATGATTATGTCATGCTGACATTATGCACGGACGTGTTAAACGCTGCGTTTGCACCTGGCGTCAGTGCCCCTTCGCCATTCGGATTGGATCCTTTTATGGTTCGTACAATCATTCGTGCCGTTACCTCTAAAAAGAATGCGCTTTCATTCGACATCTCAGAAGTCAACCCGCTTGTTGACGAAAACAACCGCACCGTCAAGCTCGGTGCTTATGTAGTAAATGAGGCTATCACGACCTTTTTAGGGAGGAAATAA
- the gltS gene encoding sodium/glutamate symporter, with product MTIELNQVTTIFLAIALLVLGRLLVNKVGVLQKFCIPAPVVGGLLFAILATVFKAAGLVTFSLDTSLQSLFMLTFFTTVGLGASFKLVKLGGKLLIIYWLACGFLALMQNVIGVSMASLFNIHPLIGMMAGAVSMEGGHGAATAFGQTVEDLGIDSALSIGVAAATFGLVAGGLVGGPVVKFLISKYNLKPTETEDVEGEFSVEKNEAEIQTNTFFTQILLITFCMALGTYLGELFSSATGFVLPGYVGAMFVAVIVRNIVDKINPKAIHMKSIGLIGDITLGVFLSMALMSIKLWEVAGLALPLLVIVFVQVVFIVLFGIFVLFRLLGKNYDAAVMVAGFTGHGLGATPNAMANMAAVTERFGPSRKAYLVVPIVGAFLIDVFAMPIIITTINLFQ from the coding sequence ATGACAATTGAATTAAATCAAGTAACAACCATCTTCTTAGCGATTGCCTTACTCGTATTAGGCCGCTTACTGGTCAATAAAGTCGGCGTGCTGCAGAAGTTCTGCATACCGGCTCCCGTTGTCGGGGGTCTGCTCTTTGCCATTCTCGCAACCGTTTTCAAAGCGGCAGGGCTCGTTACTTTTTCATTAGATACGTCACTGCAAAGTCTTTTCATGCTGACGTTCTTCACGACAGTCGGACTCGGTGCGAGCTTCAAACTCGTCAAGCTGGGCGGGAAGCTGCTCATCATTTACTGGCTCGCATGCGGCTTTTTGGCACTCATGCAAAACGTGATTGGTGTGTCCATGGCTTCTCTCTTTAACATTCACCCACTCATCGGGATGATGGCCGGTGCCGTCTCCATGGAAGGTGGACATGGCGCAGCCACCGCGTTTGGCCAAACAGTAGAAGACCTTGGTATCGATTCCGCTCTTTCTATCGGTGTAGCTGCCGCAACATTCGGGCTTGTTGCAGGCGGACTCGTCGGCGGTCCTGTCGTGAAATTTCTTATCTCTAAATACAATTTAAAACCGACAGAAACAGAAGACGTCGAGGGAGAATTCTCCGTTGAAAAAAATGAAGCTGAAATCCAAACGAATACGTTCTTTACACAAATCCTCCTCATCACGTTCTGTATGGCTCTCGGTACGTATTTAGGAGAACTCTTCTCTTCCGCTACCGGATTTGTCCTTCCGGGTTATGTCGGTGCGATGTTTGTAGCCGTCATCGTGCGGAATATCGTCGATAAGATCAATCCAAAGGCCATTCATATGAAGAGCATCGGCTTGATTGGTGATATCACACTTGGCGTCTTCCTTTCCATGGCACTTATGAGCATCAAGCTTTGGGAAGTTGCTGGGCTCGCTCTACCACTGCTCGTCATCGTCTTTGTACAAGTCGTCTTTATTGTCTTGTTTGGCATCTTTGTTTTATTCCGCCTGCTTGGCAAAAATTACGACGCCGCTGTCATGGTGGCCGGCTTTACGGGACACGGGCTTGGCGCAACACCGAACGCCATGGCCAATATGGCAGCTGTCACGGAACGGTTTGGACCATCGCGTAAAGCATATCTTGTTGTTCCAATCGTTGGCGCGTTTCTCATTGACGTATTCGCGATGCCGATTATCATTACGACCATTAATCTGTTCCAATAA
- a CDS encoding DUF418 domain-containing protein — MGVDYLEKRIEELDVIRGFALLGIMLVNILALLHIEIPEPNTVDASYQRFLYLFVEGRFYAIFSFLFGVGFYIFLTKAKTKEQKGTMLFLRRMAVLFGFGLIHQLFHPGEALAIYAVCGLLVLPFYKMNRHVNLVIALVFLTMFALMGAKILLPLPLILLGLACGQYRVFENLHHKRRIALFTAIMALLSAAALYMQYKLVPAEPFFNMVVVDENGPIDAASEFLKVGITIGPILSACYIGLMLLLLQIKAGHNILTPLTYYGRMALTNYIGQTVLILLIGTFFNHLSYMDTFFICVSIFVVQIAFSVVWLRYFKMGPLEWIWRIITYWRMLPLRKERK, encoded by the coding sequence ATAGGAGTGGATTATTTGGAAAAACGAATCGAGGAACTGGATGTCATACGGGGATTTGCTTTACTAGGCATCATGCTCGTCAATATACTTGCGTTGCTGCACATTGAGATTCCTGAACCGAATACAGTGGATGCAAGTTATCAACGGTTTTTGTATTTGTTTGTGGAAGGCCGATTTTATGCTATTTTTTCGTTTTTATTTGGCGTTGGGTTTTATATCTTTTTAACAAAGGCGAAGACAAAAGAACAAAAGGGCACTATGTTATTCTTGCGGAGGATGGCCGTTCTATTTGGTTTTGGTTTAATCCATCAACTGTTTCATCCGGGTGAAGCGCTAGCGATCTACGCTGTGTGCGGTTTGCTTGTCCTTCCGTTTTATAAGATGAACCGGCATGTGAATCTGGTCATTGCGTTGGTGTTTCTTACAATGTTTGCGCTGATGGGAGCGAAGATACTCTTACCGTTGCCGCTTATTTTATTGGGACTCGCATGTGGCCAGTACCGGGTGTTTGAGAACCTTCATCATAAAAGACGCATCGCTTTATTTACCGCCATCATGGCTCTGCTCAGTGCAGCGGCACTTTATATGCAATACAAACTGGTGCCTGCAGAGCCCTTTTTTAATATGGTAGTAGTAGATGAAAACGGACCGATTGATGCTGCCAGTGAATTCCTGAAGGTTGGGATCACCATTGGCCCAATCCTTTCAGCGTGTTACATTGGATTGATGCTGCTTTTATTGCAAATAAAAGCGGGACACAATATCTTAACGCCTCTAACTTATTATGGCCGAATGGCGTTGACCAATTATATAGGGCAGACAGTCCTGATTTTGCTGATCGGGACATTCTTCAATCATCTATCTTATATGGACACATTTTTTATATGCGTCTCCATTTTTGTTGTTCAAATCGCATTCAGTGTAGTTTGGTTACGGTATTTCAAAATGGGGCCGCTGGAATGGATATGGCGGATCATAACTTACTGGAGAATGCTTCCTTTGAGGAAGGAGCGGAAGTAA
- a CDS encoding GIY-YIG nuclease family protein, with the protein MNQAKTVMFYFPDSNHPNNLRIVQDPTSQIRGIYFTKSQIKKVEELPFTNHHAVYFLFSEDDASLYIGKSINGIVRLKDHLREKDFWQFAVLFVTDNNSFDTLSIDYLEQHFIHVFSKTQYSLENRDLRVVKPNVNMFTEAALLSFANHIAFLLEALGISTSNQPTVVGEKMDQEDIFHAKKPFEATIHLTDGRFILQAGSIIQAPAETTLDWSDNGAFYRRYRHKFDQLIEADKAVLITQSTAKLLENIEFNKPSMPAELCSGNSQNGWLFWEGLDDKRRAQK; encoded by the coding sequence ATGAATCAGGCTAAGACTGTTATGTTTTACTTTCCAGATAGTAATCATCCGAATAATCTTCGGATAGTCCAAGATCCAACAAGTCAAATTCGTGGGATATATTTTACAAAAAGTCAAATAAAAAAGGTAGAAGAACTGCCTTTTACAAATCATCATGCAGTATATTTTCTGTTTTCAGAAGACGATGCTAGCCTTTACATAGGAAAGTCCATTAACGGTATTGTACGATTGAAAGATCACTTGCGTGAAAAAGATTTTTGGCAGTTCGCAGTTTTGTTTGTCACTGACAACAATAGTTTTGATACGCTTAGCATTGATTATTTGGAACAACATTTTATTCACGTTTTTTCAAAGACACAATATAGCCTGGAAAATAGAGACTTGCGTGTTGTTAAACCAAATGTAAATATGTTCACGGAGGCAGCTCTACTGTCCTTTGCCAATCATATTGCGTTTCTACTAGAGGCACTTGGTATCTCAACAAGCAACCAACCAACTGTTGTTGGGGAAAAGATGGACCAAGAAGATATCTTCCACGCAAAGAAGCCATTTGAAGCAACAATTCACTTGACGGACGGAAGATTCATTCTCCAAGCAGGATCCATTATTCAGGCTCCTGCCGAAACTACACTTGACTGGTCAGATAATGGAGCCTTTTATCGTAGGTATCGTCATAAATTTGATCAACTTATCGAAGCGGATAAAGCCGTCCTTATTACACAGTCAACAGCAAAGTTATTGGAAAACATAGAGTTTAACAAACCGAGTATGCCTGCAGAGCTTTGTTCAGGGAACTCACAAAACGGTTGGCTCTTTTGGGAAGGACTAGATGATAAACGTCGAGCTCAGAAATAA
- a CDS encoding tRNA-dihydrouridine synthase — MTNDNFWLDLPKPFFILAPMEDVTDVVFRHVVSEAARPDVFFTEFTNTESFCHPEGIFSVRGRLTFTEDEQPIVAHIWGDKPDHFRDMSIGMAKMGFKGVDINMGCPVPNVASKGKGSGLINHPDTAAAIIQAAKAGGLPVSVKTRLGYTEVDEWRDWLTHVLQQDIANLSIHLRTRKEMSNVDAHWELIPEIKKLRDEVAPQTMLTINGDIPDREKGMELALKYGVDGVMIGRGIFKNPFAFEVEKREHSPEELLNLLRLHLDLFDKYSNELEPRAFKPLRRFFKIYVKGFRGASELRNQLMNTESTDDVRALLREFETQMDLA; from the coding sequence ATGACAAACGATAATTTCTGGCTCGATTTACCGAAGCCGTTTTTTATATTAGCACCCATGGAAGATGTAACGGATGTAGTGTTTCGCCATGTCGTAAGTGAAGCCGCACGGCCGGATGTATTTTTCACGGAGTTTACGAATACGGAAAGTTTTTGTCACCCGGAAGGAATCTTCAGTGTGCGCGGACGTTTGACGTTCACGGAGGATGAACAGCCGATTGTGGCACATATTTGGGGAGACAAGCCCGATCATTTCCGGGATATGAGTATCGGAATGGCGAAGATGGGTTTTAAAGGCGTTGACATTAATATGGGTTGCCCTGTGCCGAATGTCGCTTCGAAAGGGAAGGGCAGCGGTTTGATTAATCACCCCGACACAGCTGCTGCAATCATTCAGGCGGCGAAAGCAGGCGGATTGCCGGTCAGCGTCAAGACTCGGCTTGGATATACGGAGGTGGACGAGTGGCGTGATTGGCTGACACATGTGTTGCAGCAGGACATTGCCAATCTGTCGATCCATCTGCGTACACGAAAAGAAATGAGTAATGTGGATGCGCATTGGGAATTGATTCCTGAGATTAAGAAATTGCGGGATGAGGTTGCACCGCAAACAATGTTGACAATCAATGGAGATATCCCGGATCGGGAAAAAGGCATGGAGCTCGCCCTGAAATATGGTGTGGATGGCGTCATGATCGGGCGGGGAATTTTCAAAAATCCGTTTGCCTTTGAAGTGGAGAAGCGGGAGCACAGTCCCGAGGAATTGTTGAATCTTTTGCGGCTGCATCTCGATTTGTTCGATAAATATTCCAACGAACTCGAGCCGCGGGCGTTCAAACCGCTTCGACGCTTTTTCAAGATTTACGTCAAAGGATTCCGGGGAGCGAGTGAGTTGAGAAATCAATTGATGAATACGGAGTCGACTGATGACGTACGGGCTTTGCTGCGGGAGTTTGAGACGCAAATGGATCTAGCTTAG
- a CDS encoding S26 family signal peptidase — MSDMKRKLDQMMGDTSDQERRIKQGVYEKLRPAAKKFSWKVAIVSAALPVVALFLFFSINPTDQLFSSQQGPGTPYDPLDDLAQISALQKKQQLSAIDYEEFAELPSFDEVDGLYYVDPEPFSIIGNSETFHTVIERKADIYEKVAYQAGDVVRTMTDTTSHLPTYDDAYYEVIAVPGDRVVLKEGTLTINGKPLQSKLMERYKEQGVRIAGGYDQLLNAREFLLLNHFPASDTVQGATITPVHKIYGQVAGIATEEQTISEYVDYLSGQLKDSYTSEQYFDLVLYDALLGEKRMPQSPGFANTSRLGELFVEASYRNVAPISDNETEIRYRYGRAGVADRVFSLKQESAGHWMIEE, encoded by the coding sequence ATGAGTGATATGAAACGAAAATTGGATCAAATGATGGGCGATACATCCGACCAGGAGCGTCGTATTAAGCAAGGAGTGTATGAGAAGCTGCGGCCGGCCGCTAAAAAGTTTTCATGGAAAGTAGCCATCGTCTCTGCGGCACTTCCGGTCGTCGCCCTATTTCTATTCTTCTCCATCAATCCGACGGATCAATTGTTTTCTTCTCAACAGGGACCGGGAACGCCATATGATCCACTCGATGATTTGGCTCAGATTTCCGCCTTGCAAAAGAAGCAGCAGCTTTCAGCCATTGACTATGAAGAATTTGCAGAACTGCCTAGTTTTGATGAAGTGGACGGCCTTTATTACGTTGATCCGGAACCTTTTTCAATCATTGGGAATTCTGAAACATTCCATACCGTCATTGAGCGAAAAGCGGATATCTATGAGAAAGTAGCCTATCAGGCGGGTGATGTCGTGCGGACCATGACCGATACGACAAGTCATTTGCCCACGTATGATGATGCTTATTATGAAGTGATCGCTGTACCGGGAGATCGCGTTGTACTGAAAGAAGGAACTCTCACAATTAACGGGAAACCACTGCAATCCAAATTGATGGAACGCTATAAAGAACAGGGTGTCCGAATTGCTGGGGGCTATGATCAGTTGTTGAATGCAAGGGAATTTCTATTGTTGAATCATTTTCCGGCATCGGACACCGTGCAGGGAGCGACGATTACACCTGTACATAAAATCTATGGACAAGTGGCTGGCATTGCAACGGAGGAGCAGACAATATCGGAATATGTCGATTACCTTTCCGGCCAGCTAAAGGATTCTTACACATCAGAGCAATATTTTGATTTGGTTTTGTATGATGCGCTGCTGGGTGAAAAAAGAATGCCGCAGTCACCAGGGTTTGCGAACACGTCGCGATTAGGTGAGCTGTTTGTGGAAGCATCTTATCGGAATGTCGCGCCGATTTCTGATAATGAAACGGAAATCCGCTATCGATATGGGAGAGCTGGCGTGGCGGACCGCGTATTTTCTTTGAAGCAAGAGAGCGCTGGCCATTGGATGATTGAAGAGTAA
- a CDS encoding sigma-70 family RNA polymerase sigma factor, with product MHEMEQIMDEHSRYLVRIAYLYVKNWSTAEDIVQEVFVAYFQKSGQFRQEASLRTYLTRMTANRSKDYLRSWKHKKDVLLGAAYSSTKGAEDVLLEQEQLVSLRKNLFQLPLKYREPLILYYYDEQSIAEIASYLELNENTVKTRLRRAKQQLKEFFEEEEEEVTNNE from the coding sequence ATGCATGAAATGGAGCAAATCATGGATGAGCATTCGCGTTACTTAGTGCGGATCGCTTATTTATATGTGAAGAATTGGTCGACTGCCGAGGACATTGTGCAAGAGGTGTTTGTGGCCTATTTTCAAAAGAGCGGCCAGTTTCGCCAAGAGGCGTCTCTCCGGACGTATTTGACGAGGATGACCGCCAATCGGTCAAAGGATTATTTGCGCTCTTGGAAGCATAAGAAGGATGTTCTGTTAGGAGCTGCTTACTCCTCAACCAAAGGGGCAGAGGATGTCTTGCTCGAACAGGAACAACTAGTATCATTGCGGAAAAACCTCTTCCAGCTGCCGCTCAAGTACCGGGAGCCGTTAATTTTATATTATTATGACGAACAGTCCATCGCGGAAATAGCCAGTTATTTGGAGCTGAACGAAAATACTGTGAAAACGAGGCTGCGGAGAGCGAAGCAGCAGCTCAAGGAGTTTTTCGAGGAAGAAGAGGAGGAGGTGACGAACAATGAGTGA
- a CDS encoding S-layer homology domain-containing protein — translation MNRLLLVLSTMLLACSLPVTSTLAASPKQFIDVPPSKHFAEAVNMLAEREIIGGYPDGTFRPGNSITRGQAAAIIVKMIDLDTKNVKNPKFKDVTTANGYYKAIAALAEKQIISGYGDGRFGPNDPITRGQMASILVKAFDLPRYDFGSTTNPFVDVKRGVGHDPSIMSIYRLGITTGTSPDRFSPNTSITRGQAAKMLLATEEAKSSIVTVRASDYGWSEFKMFDSNHSESALYNAVQGSDHPSGGITDKIQLVPLKEGEGTFRVALVYSGNPDKKYYRKYYVHIKEVDGKLKLTLEETQDFLNTPAILDVKGKKQVEGVSLSTMDGKLLSDSVEFRKCGSYSPSDCREADETDYEGKYNTVRVGIEKPGRYIATVRFEGGEEIRYGLEAVSLTPSFYYSIRTLEEKPAASVDLGTTHDIGRHVLPKDSERIATITRDKGTNVFHAVGKKNGTFSIQLPYHKKPDLIELVVHVEVMGPIINTTIYESIDLHM, via the coding sequence ATGAATAGACTGTTGCTTGTGCTTAGTACAATGCTGCTCGCTTGTAGCTTGCCTGTAACTAGCACATTAGCGGCAAGCCCGAAACAATTTATCGATGTGCCGCCATCCAAGCATTTTGCAGAGGCCGTTAACATGTTGGCAGAACGCGAGATTATCGGAGGCTATCCAGACGGCACATTCAGACCGGGTAATTCCATTACGAGAGGACAGGCAGCGGCCATCATAGTGAAGATGATTGACTTGGATACGAAGAACGTAAAGAATCCGAAGTTCAAAGATGTTACTACAGCAAACGGCTATTATAAGGCGATTGCAGCGTTGGCGGAGAAGCAAATTATTAGTGGCTATGGGGATGGACGCTTTGGCCCGAATGATCCAATTACGCGGGGACAGATGGCATCGATCCTTGTGAAAGCGTTTGATCTTCCGCGCTATGATTTTGGATCGACGACAAACCCTTTCGTTGATGTGAAAAGGGGAGTTGGCCATGATCCAAGCATAATGAGCATTTATCGACTTGGTATAACGACTGGCACGTCTCCAGACCGGTTTAGCCCGAATACTTCTATTACAAGAGGACAGGCGGCCAAAATGCTGCTGGCGACAGAGGAAGCGAAGTCCTCCATTGTAACGGTCCGTGCGAGCGATTACGGCTGGAGCGAGTTTAAGATGTTCGATTCTAACCATTCTGAGTCTGCTTTGTATAATGCTGTTCAAGGAAGTGATCACCCATCTGGCGGCATTACGGATAAAATCCAATTAGTCCCTTTGAAAGAAGGGGAGGGTACCTTCCGAGTCGCGTTGGTATACTCGGGAAATCCGGATAAAAAGTATTATAGAAAATATTATGTACACATTAAAGAAGTGGACGGCAAGCTAAAGCTTACGCTGGAGGAGACGCAAGATTTTCTCAACACGCCAGCCATTCTAGACGTGAAGGGTAAAAAGCAAGTTGAAGGCGTATCCCTCTCCACGATGGACGGCAAGCTGCTGTCTGACAGTGTGGAGTTCAGGAAATGCGGTTCCTATAGCCCCTCCGATTGCCGGGAAGCGGATGAAACAGATTATGAGGGCAAGTACAATACTGTTCGTGTCGGGATTGAAAAGCCGGGCCGCTATATTGCTACGGTCCGTTTCGAGGGTGGAGAAGAAATCCGGTACGGTCTCGAAGCTGTAAGCCTCACACCGTCGTTTTATTACAGCATCCGTACGCTGGAAGAGAAGCCGGCTGCGTCTGTAGATTTGGGTACAACTCATGACATTGGAAGACATGTTCTGCCTAAAGACTCTGAGCGGATCGCGACGATTACAAGAGATAAGGGGACGAACGTATTCCATGCGGTCGGAAAGAAGAATGGTACCTTCTCCATTCAACTGCCGTACCATAAAAAGCCGGACCTTATCGAACTTGTCGTGCATGTTGAGGTGATGGGTCCTATTATTAATACAACGATATATGAATCGATTGATCTCCATATGTGA
- a CDS encoding 2-keto-4-pentenoate hydratase, with amino-acid sequence MTQLTTKEKGIIDYLFEAEKDAREVVKVTDEFPDLTIEEAYEIQVGLLARRSEEIGTRQVGVKLGLTSKAKQEMMGVNEAIYGYLHNDMLALEWEPIQLSGLIHPKVEPEIAFLLAEDLQGENITVEDVLKATKYVAPALEVIDSRFKDFRFTLVDVVADNCSSSKFIVGSKWVSPHAIDLANIGMVMSKNGEVAQTGSSAAVLGHPAEAIAWAVKQLALQGKGLKNGEIVLSGAMSEAIAFGPGDSVIAEFDGLGSVSMYCK; translated from the coding sequence ATGACTCAACTGACAACGAAGGAAAAAGGAATCATTGATTATTTGTTTGAAGCTGAAAAGGACGCAAGGGAAGTTGTTAAAGTAACAGATGAATTCCCTGATCTGACGATTGAAGAAGCTTACGAGATTCAAGTAGGGCTGCTTGCGCGTAGAAGCGAGGAAATTGGCACGCGGCAAGTTGGAGTGAAATTAGGTTTAACGAGTAAAGCAAAACAGGAAATGATGGGTGTCAATGAAGCAATTTACGGATATTTGCATAATGATATGCTAGCACTGGAATGGGAACCAATCCAGCTTTCGGGATTGATTCATCCAAAAGTAGAGCCTGAGATTGCATTTTTATTGGCTGAAGACTTACAAGGGGAAAACATAACTGTAGAAGACGTTCTAAAGGCAACAAAATATGTAGCTCCAGCTCTCGAAGTTATCGATAGCCGTTTCAAAGATTTCCGTTTTACATTAGTGGACGTTGTAGCTGATAATTGTTCATCCTCGAAATTCATAGTAGGAAGCAAATGGGTTTCACCCCATGCTATTGATTTGGCGAACATTGGAATGGTGATGTCCAAAAATGGGGAAGTGGCGCAAACAGGTTCAAGTGCAGCTGTATTGGGACATCCCGCTGAAGCGATCGCTTGGGCAGTGAAGCAATTGGCCTTACAAGGAAAAGGATTGAAAAATGGTGAGATCGTACTAAGCGGAGCCATGTCTGAAGCTATTGCGTTTGGACCGGGTGACTCCGTTATTGCAGAATTTGATGGGTTGGGCAGCGTATCAATGTATTGTAAGTAA
- the dmpG gene encoding 4-hydroxy-2-oxovalerate aldolase — translation MVENKLIKLTEVCLRDGSHAVAHQFTEDQVRNIVRGLDDAGMHYIEVSHGDGLGGSTIQYGKSLVDEMTLIEAAVDECKKSKVAVLLIPGIGTINELKQAHGLGAKLVRVATHSTEADVSAQHIAKARELGMEALGFLMMSHSVSVEKLVEQAKLMESYGAEAVYVTDSAGAMLPNDVREKIKALRQSLDIEVGFHAHNNLSVAVANTIAAIEEGATRIDGSVRCLGAGAGNTQTEVLVAVLDRMGIDVGIDLYKMMDVAENIVGPIIPGSQEIRKGSLVMGYAGVYSSFLLHAERAGRRFGLDPRDILVELGKRKAIGGQEDMILDVAAELAKKDEMRV, via the coding sequence ATGGTGGAAAATAAACTGATAAAACTGACGGAAGTTTGCTTGCGTGACGGAAGTCATGCCGTTGCGCACCAATTCACGGAGGATCAAGTCCGAAATATAGTCCGTGGATTGGATGACGCGGGCATGCATTATATTGAAGTGAGTCACGGGGATGGATTGGGCGGTTCCACGATCCAATACGGAAAATCATTGGTCGATGAAATGACTTTGATTGAAGCCGCTGTCGATGAATGCAAAAAATCAAAAGTGGCAGTTCTGCTAATACCGGGAATCGGTACAATCAATGAGTTGAAACAGGCACATGGATTAGGGGCAAAGTTGGTCCGGGTAGCCACCCATTCAACGGAAGCTGATGTCTCTGCACAACATATCGCGAAGGCCCGTGAACTGGGAATGGAGGCATTGGGCTTTTTAATGATGTCACATTCTGTTTCGGTGGAGAAATTGGTGGAACAAGCTAAATTGATGGAAAGTTACGGGGCGGAAGCCGTCTATGTAACAGATTCCGCAGGTGCGATGCTGCCAAATGATGTACGTGAAAAGATAAAAGCGTTACGTCAGTCATTGGATATTGAAGTCGGTTTCCATGCGCATAATAACTTGTCGGTTGCCGTAGCTAATACGATTGCCGCAATTGAAGAGGGAGCGACACGGATTGATGGAAGTGTGCGGTGTTTAGGTGCAGGAGCTGGCAATACGCAAACCGAAGTTCTAGTAGCCGTCCTGGATCGGATGGGTATTGATGTTGGAATTGATTTATACAAAATGATGGATGTCGCGGAAAACATTGTAGGGCCGATCATTCCTGGTTCGCAGGAAATCCGGAAAGGTAGTCTTGTGATGGGGTATGCAGGAGTCTATTCCAGCTTTTTACTTCATGCAGAGCGTGCAGGAAGAAGATTCGGGTTAGATCCACGGGACATTTTAGTCGAGTTAGGAAAAAGGAAAGCTATAGGTGGACAGGAAGATATGATTCTGGACGTGGCCGCCGAATTGGCCAAAAAAGATGAAATGAGGGTGTGA